The proteins below are encoded in one region of Nitrospira sp.:
- a CDS encoding sulfurtransferase TusA family protein: MISSHTAALRPAVKTEPIPPHIAEEIETFEAEAHRVLAGDLSTDIFKPFRLQYGIYGQRQPGVQMVRIKIPFGGLTANQVRRVAELADQFATGVGHVTTRQDIQLHFVELKHVPEMMRLLAAVGLTTREACANTVRNVTACHLAGVCQGEVFDVTPYAKTVAYHLLRNPLNQSLPRKFKIALSGCRQDCALTPIHDIGLLAAKRADGTIGFRMVAGGGLGSTPRMAQVLREFTPMEELLPSIEAVIKVFDTLGNRKNRNKARMKFVIEKLGFDEFKRRWEGAYAAMGYAVPTHEPIKLLEYADTPPLIMPTKATSSTNGNGNGHGPVAGSLNGQETAFQAWKRTNVVPQRQAGFATAAIKLPMGDLMGDQMWVVADLAERYSNGNIRTTINQNMVIRWIPETRLEEFHGELVAHSLGDPGAELVEDIIACPGTDTCGLGITSSKGMARALAEVFPAGQVPEDLRDVSVKISGCHNSCAQHHIATIGLHGVGKRLGDHTAPHYELHLGGHVDGTPKIGQLAVKLPAKSVPAAVRHLVDVYRRDRATGESLQSFIGRVGKHVLKDELIPYTFVPPYEQDSTYYYDWEGEAEFVLEDLGPGECAGGALEMIDDRMLEADQELYQAKLLVEKHQYALSVNKSYRAVLAAAKGLLVTEGLDPATDADTFQEFDQRLASKGIVPATYANLGAQVGDLGSKDATAAEATEKMAFAKRFLAVCRAATEQMGKDLKLSQVKEEVVPTPPPTVAPAAPVSTAPVYDLRGVACPMNYVKTKLKLEMMDNGEQLEVWLDAGEPIRNVPTSLRNDGHKILHEGPLEPEAKHFKVLVEKVEG, encoded by the coding sequence ATGATCAGTTCACATACAGCGGCCCTCCGCCCGGCCGTCAAAACCGAGCCTATTCCTCCCCACATTGCGGAGGAGATCGAGACATTCGAAGCGGAAGCCCATCGCGTTCTGGCCGGGGATCTCTCAACCGACATCTTCAAGCCCTTTCGGCTGCAATATGGCATTTATGGTCAGCGTCAGCCGGGCGTGCAGATGGTCCGCATCAAGATTCCATTCGGTGGCCTGACGGCCAATCAGGTACGGCGGGTGGCCGAATTGGCCGACCAGTTCGCCACCGGTGTGGGGCATGTGACGACGCGCCAGGACATCCAGCTGCATTTCGTGGAGCTGAAGCATGTTCCGGAGATGATGCGGTTGTTGGCCGCGGTCGGGCTGACAACGCGTGAGGCATGTGCCAACACGGTCCGCAATGTCACTGCCTGCCACCTGGCGGGTGTCTGTCAGGGCGAGGTGTTCGATGTGACGCCTTATGCCAAGACGGTGGCCTACCATCTCTTGCGCAATCCACTGAACCAGAGTCTTCCGCGGAAATTCAAGATTGCGCTCTCCGGTTGCCGCCAGGATTGCGCCCTTACTCCCATTCACGATATTGGGCTGCTGGCAGCCAAGCGGGCTGACGGGACCATCGGGTTTCGAATGGTCGCAGGTGGCGGACTGGGCTCGACGCCGAGGATGGCGCAGGTGCTGAGAGAATTTACGCCCATGGAGGAATTGCTGCCGAGTATCGAGGCCGTCATCAAGGTGTTCGACACGCTTGGTAACCGGAAGAATCGCAACAAGGCCCGGATGAAGTTCGTCATCGAAAAGCTTGGCTTTGACGAGTTTAAACGCCGGTGGGAAGGGGCCTATGCGGCCATGGGCTACGCCGTGCCGACCCATGAACCGATCAAACTGCTGGAGTATGCCGATACGCCGCCGTTGATCATGCCGACGAAAGCGACGAGCAGCACCAACGGAAACGGGAATGGGCATGGGCCGGTGGCCGGCTCGCTGAATGGACAAGAAACTGCGTTCCAGGCCTGGAAGCGCACCAACGTGGTGCCGCAACGTCAGGCCGGATTCGCGACCGCAGCCATTAAGCTTCCCATGGGCGATCTCATGGGCGACCAGATGTGGGTGGTGGCTGATTTGGCCGAGCGGTATTCCAATGGTAACATCCGCACCACCATCAATCAAAACATGGTGATTCGCTGGATTCCGGAAACCCGCCTGGAAGAATTTCATGGCGAGCTCGTGGCGCATAGCCTCGGCGATCCCGGTGCCGAATTGGTCGAAGACATCATCGCTTGCCCCGGAACCGACACCTGCGGCTTGGGCATCACGTCATCCAAGGGGATGGCCCGCGCTCTCGCCGAAGTCTTTCCCGCCGGTCAGGTGCCTGAAGATCTACGGGATGTGAGCGTCAAGATCAGCGGCTGTCACAATTCGTGTGCCCAGCATCACATCGCCACCATCGGGTTGCACGGTGTCGGCAAACGTCTGGGAGACCATACGGCGCCCCACTACGAACTGCACCTCGGCGGCCATGTGGATGGCACGCCGAAAATCGGGCAATTGGCCGTCAAGTTGCCGGCGAAGAGTGTCCCGGCTGCTGTTCGTCATTTGGTGGATGTCTACCGTCGCGATCGCGCGACGGGCGAGAGTCTGCAATCGTTTATCGGCCGGGTGGGGAAACATGTCCTCAAGGACGAACTGATTCCCTACACGTTTGTGCCGCCGTATGAGCAGGATTCCACCTATTACTACGATTGGGAAGGTGAAGCAGAATTTGTCTTAGAGGATCTGGGCCCCGGCGAGTGCGCGGGTGGTGCGTTGGAAATGATCGATGACCGGATGTTGGAGGCGGACCAGGAACTCTATCAAGCGAAGTTGTTGGTCGAAAAACATCAATATGCCTTGTCGGTCAATAAATCGTACCGAGCGGTGCTGGCTGCGGCCAAAGGGTTGTTGGTGACCGAGGGATTGGATCCGGCCACCGATGCGGACACGTTTCAGGAGTTCGATCAGCGCCTGGCGAGTAAGGGCATTGTGCCGGCCACATATGCCAATCTTGGCGCGCAGGTCGGTGATCTGGGATCGAAGGATGCGACTGCAGCGGAGGCCACGGAAAAAATGGCTTTTGCTAAGCGGTTTCTCGCAGTCTGTCGGGCGGCGACGGAACAAATGGGAAAGGATCTCAAATTGTCTCAAGTCAAAGAAGAAGTAGTGCCGACTCCGCCGCCGACCGTAGCGCCGGCCGCGCCGGTGTCCACGGCGCCGGTGTACGATTTGCGTGGCGTGGCTTGCCCCATGAACTATGTGAAGACCAAGCTGAAGCTTGAGATGATGGACAACGGCGAGCAGCTCGAAGTGTGGCTCGATGCGGGAGAGCCGATTCGCAATGTGCCCACGAGTTTGCGGAACGACGGCCACAAGATTCTCCACGAAGGGCCCCTGGAGCCCGAGGCGAAACATTTCAAAGTGCTGGTGGAAAAGGTCGAAGGGTAA
- a CDS encoding sulfate adenylyltransferase subunit 2, which yields MKHLRQLEDQSVYILREAYKHFNHLAMLWSMGKDSTVLLWLARKAFFGHVPFPLLHVDTSYKIPAMIEYRDRIAREWRLNLVVGQNKEALAAGMNHTLGRDVCCTALKTTAMKNLVEEKGYTGIILGVRADEDSTRAKERYFSPRDKHGDWDFRDQPPELWDQFKTTFPPGTHIRIHPLLDWTEINIWEYIKHENIPFMDLYLDRGDGTRYRSLGCAPCTMPIKSTAKTVDEIIVELRKSTVAERAGRAQDAGRGMEMLRKKGYM from the coding sequence ATGAAGCACTTACGTCAACTTGAAGACCAAAGCGTCTATATCCTTCGCGAAGCCTATAAACATTTCAATCACCTCGCCATGCTCTGGTCGATGGGGAAGGATTCCACGGTGTTGCTCTGGTTGGCCCGCAAGGCCTTCTTCGGGCATGTGCCGTTTCCACTCTTGCACGTGGACACGAGCTACAAGATTCCCGCCATGATCGAATATCGCGATCGGATTGCCCGCGAGTGGCGACTGAATCTGGTGGTGGGCCAGAATAAAGAAGCGCTGGCCGCCGGCATGAATCACACGCTGGGGCGGGACGTGTGCTGTACGGCCTTGAAGACCACGGCGATGAAGAATCTGGTCGAAGAAAAGGGCTACACGGGCATCATTCTGGGTGTCCGTGCGGACGAAGACAGTACCAGGGCCAAGGAGCGGTACTTTTCGCCGCGCGACAAACACGGTGATTGGGACTTTCGCGATCAGCCGCCGGAATTGTGGGATCAATTCAAGACGACCTTTCCGCCGGGTACGCATATCCGTATCCATCCCCTCCTCGATTGGACCGAGATCAACATCTGGGAATACATCAAGCACGAGAACATTCCCTTCATGGATCTCTATCTGGACAGGGGAGACGGGACGCGGTATCGCAGCCTGGGTTGCGCCCCCTGTACCATGCCCATCAAATCGACGGCGAAGACAGTGGACGAGATTATTGTCGAGCTGCGTAAGAGCACGGTGGCGGAACGGGCCGGGCGCGCGCAGGATGCCGGACGCGGCATGGAGATGCTTCGTAAAAAAGGATACATGTGA
- a CDS encoding phosphoadenylyl-sulfate reductase: protein MTGNQQALDRPTDDELKSLSDSFETMQPWEVLAYALKAHRHRIVLACSFGAEDVALVDMVHRIDPETPLFYLDTDFLFPETLEVRDRIIARYGLKPAQVIQVKPLLTPEQQAAEHGEALWASKPDQCCEIRKIEPLTRVLAHYRAWITGIRRDQAPTRANAGLVEWDKKFQLIKFNPLARWTSEQVWMYLQLHEVPYNTLHDRNYPSIGCTHCTAPVLPGDDPRSGRWKNFGKTECGLHK, encoded by the coding sequence TTGACGGGCAATCAACAGGCACTCGATCGTCCTACGGATGACGAGCTGAAATCGCTGAGCGATTCGTTCGAGACCATGCAGCCGTGGGAGGTGCTGGCGTACGCGCTGAAGGCCCACCGGCACCGGATCGTCCTGGCCTGTAGTTTCGGAGCAGAGGATGTCGCGCTCGTAGATATGGTGCATCGCATCGATCCCGAGACACCGCTGTTTTACCTGGATACCGACTTTTTGTTTCCTGAAACACTCGAGGTGCGCGACCGTATTATTGCGCGGTATGGGTTGAAGCCAGCCCAAGTTATTCAGGTGAAGCCGCTGCTGACGCCGGAGCAGCAGGCCGCTGAGCATGGCGAGGCCCTATGGGCGAGCAAGCCCGACCAATGTTGCGAGATCAGGAAGATCGAACCGCTGACCCGCGTTCTGGCGCACTATCGCGCCTGGATTACTGGAATCAGGAGAGATCAGGCCCCGACGCGGGCCAATGCCGGATTGGTTGAGTGGGATAAGAAGTTCCAGTTGATCAAGTTCAATCCGCTGGCTCGCTGGACGAGTGAGCAAGTGTGGATGTATCTCCAGCTCCATGAAGTTCCGTACAACACGCTCCACGACCGCAACTACCCCAGCATCGGTTGCACGCATTGCACTGCGCCTGTCCTGCCGGGTGACGACCCGCGCTCCGGCCGGTGGAAGAATTTCGGCAAGACCGAGTGCGGACTGCATAAATAA
- a CDS encoding anthranilate phosphoribosyltransferase has translation MQHLLAKVAKGQKTSKDLTWEEAKQAMRLMIEGTATPAQIGAFLTAMRFKSESVTELAAFTATARQYVPPVPVRAGLGVVDVPVYAGKRDTFHAIVPAAIVAAAAGAVLLLHGVDGPPDRQGVSSVLKPLGIPVDLTAKLVGPELERTGVAYLDLALYHPPVSRFLEMRQELGVRNFFHPVARMLNPARAGSQVIGLSHPPYFEKTVEALRMLSCPRALVIRGVEGDPELSIGNTTRLLELKGERITPFTFQPKDAGLTMTTFKEMAGFPAEQREREADLIKRIIANEIQGGQRDWVLLNAAMLLYAAGKGTSIAGNLATARQALESGQAKAKLAELSARAGTSAGTVPKVGLSAT, from the coding sequence ATGCAACATCTGCTTGCCAAAGTCGCGAAGGGCCAAAAGACCTCCAAAGATCTCACCTGGGAAGAAGCCAAGCAGGCCATGCGTCTGATGATTGAAGGGACGGCCACGCCGGCACAGATCGGCGCGTTCCTCACGGCCATGCGTTTCAAGTCGGAATCGGTCACAGAGCTGGCGGCGTTTACCGCCACCGCGCGGCAATACGTACCGCCTGTGCCAGTACGGGCCGGGCTCGGCGTCGTCGATGTGCCGGTCTATGCGGGGAAGCGTGATACCTTCCACGCCATCGTGCCTGCCGCGATTGTGGCGGCCGCAGCCGGTGCGGTGTTGTTGCTGCATGGCGTGGATGGTCCTCCCGACCGGCAGGGTGTGTCGTCCGTACTGAAGCCGCTGGGGATTCCGGTAGATCTCACCGCCAAACTGGTTGGACCGGAATTGGAAAGAACCGGTGTCGCCTACCTGGATCTCGCGCTCTATCATCCGCCGGTCAGCCGATTTCTCGAAATGCGCCAGGAATTGGGCGTGCGCAACTTCTTCCATCCCGTGGCGAGGATGCTCAACCCCGCCCGTGCCGGCTCCCAGGTGATTGGGCTGTCCCATCCGCCCTATTTTGAAAAAACGGTCGAGGCCTTGCGCATGTTGAGTTGCCCGCGGGCCCTGGTGATTCGCGGGGTCGAGGGCGATCCCGAGCTGTCGATCGGAAATACGACCCGTCTCTTGGAGCTCAAGGGCGAGCGCATCACGCCATTCACATTTCAGCCCAAAGATGCTGGGCTGACCATGACCACGTTCAAAGAAATGGCGGGATTCCCCGCCGAGCAGCGGGAGCGTGAAGCGGATTTAATTAAGCGAATCATTGCTAACGAGATACAGGGTGGACAGCGCGATTGGGTCTTGCTCAATGCGGCGATGCTGTTGTACGCGGCTGGCAAGGGGACTTCGATCGCGGGAAATCTGGCCACCGCGCGGCAGGCCCTCGAATCCGGGCAGGCCAAAGCCAAGCTGGCCGAGTTGAGCGCCAGGGCCGGAACGAGCGCGGGAACCGTGCCGAAGGTCGGCCTATCGGCCACATAA